The genomic segment cgcgctggggACACCTTCGTCAGACACCGCCTCGGTACCTTGAGACAACGTGAGCTGCACAACTCCACTCGGCACACAATGTTGGTTGTCTCTGCCGTCCGACTCCGCAGGCGAAGCCGTAAAGCTAATGTCCAACGATATCCTTGGCAGACGTCGCACCTCGCTCAGTATTTGGGAGCCAAAAGGTGGCAGTCGGCTGCacagcacctccagctgACGTGCGTCGACACCGCCGAGGCTTTCAAACGTGCTATACCCGCCCCGCAGCAGAGCTTTCGCCACCGAGTCGCTGACATGTttgagctggcgcagcacgagCCCGTCTGGCCACACACGGCGATCGATGCAGCGGGCCAGTAGGTTTGCATGCGTGGCTAAACTGTAGGAAGTGGTGGCGGCCCACGCGTACTCCTCCAGAAAGCGCGACATgcgcggcaccaccgtcCACAGACGCAGAGAGTCGTTCCGCAGGGAGACTTCCGTGAGGGGAAGCAGCCCGATGTGGACCTGAATCAGCACATAGGCCTTCTGCCAGTCCTCCCGGACCTCGCGCCCGCCACGGCGTCCGCTGTGTAGCGGGTACTTTACTGTCTTGTTCAGCTCGTTCAGCGGGCCGCGGTCACCTTGGCGCAGGCGAACCTCCACAAGCTCCTGGCAGTGGCAGAGAAGCTGGAGAACCTCCCGCAGATTGAAGGGCATCATACGTCGCCTTGACGAACACGCGGTcgcgtctgctgctgtgcggtgCGGTTGCGTGCCTGCTAATGAGGTGTCGATCCTCGCGTACGAGCACTCGGGCACCTCTACGACGCTCATACAGCCTGTCCGTGTTGTGGCCTTTACGCCAACGTCCATGGCACTAGCACACGCATCCGCACCAGAGCCGTCGTCGGGCGCGTCGCTGTTCGCACTCGCCGCCCCGCGGTCCTTGAGTCTTGCGTTAAGGGTGCACACCGTGTCAAACAGAATGTACATGCGGGACATGGCCCTTCCCAACCGCGTTGTCTCAAAGACCGCCGAGGGATGCTTAATGTCTTCCATGTCGCCTGTAGCGACTGGCGCGGCCGGCCCTCTCGCCGCCGAGAGCGCCAACGTGTCCAGATGACTCAGACGCACGCAACCTTCCTCCatgagcacgcgcagcgcgcgctccaTGAGCGCCTCCACGAAAGCCTCTGCGTTAAACTCCAGCTCTTCGGCCCGGTTTGCAAACTGCAGCCCGTAGTGTGGTGGACACTTGCGCAGGCGGATCCAGAAGAACGTCGTCTTCAGCCACTCCATCGCGGAGGGGAAGCTGTGGAtagtgcgcagcgccacctccgcgtTGACGTGCTCGATCATGTGGCAGTGCAGGTGGCTCTCGACGCAGGTTAGCGTCACGGCGCCGCTAGTGAGTGTCTCGTACAGGtgcacgctgcgctgcatGGTAAGCACTAGCGCCATGCCGTGCGTGTCGAAGCCCGGTCTACCGGCACGCCCGCACATTTGCATCACCTCTGACACGGGCATGTCGTGGGACCGCCCGCTCGAGAAAAAAGTAGTTCCTTTGATAAGAACGAGATGCGCGGGTAAGTTCACACCCAAGGCGAGGGTTGTTGTGGCGCATACGACGGCAATGTACTGCTCGCGGAACATCCGCTCCACAAGCTGGCGGTCTTCCTTGGTCATGGCTGCGTGATGAAAACCAACACCTATCATCAGGCAGCTGCGTAGCTGCTTGTCGCTAGCCTGCtgcatcagctgctgcgcttctgcAGAGGGTTCGAGCTGCGCCAACTGCCCCCGGCGAGCCGCGGCATCTCGGATGTCTTCAACAATGCGCTGCGCCGAAATTGTCGTATCCTTCCGCGAGGCACAAAAAACGAGCGTCGGCCTACCTTGGCTGTACTGCTGCATGAAGCCGAATATCTTGAAGGAGAGGAAGCGATGGAACGCGAACGGGTTTGGCGAGTCGTGCGCGTAGCCGATCACACGTATCGTCAGCGGCACCGGGCGGTCACTCGGGGCGAAGGCAAACGTCATCTCCGGCGACACCTCAAGCCACTCGGCCAGGTCGCGACTGTTGGGCAGCGTACCGCTTATCGCAATAATGCGTGTTGGCGCCGTCTCCGTCGCCGAGTGTTGATGCATGGCTCTCGACGATGCTTGAATAACCTTGACGCGGCTCACGATGGCCTCCATGGCAGCGCCACGCTCCTCTTGCACCGTGTGCACCTCGTCTAAAAGCAGGAGGCCGACGGAGTTCACGATTGCCATCACCTCTTTCTCCTTCCAGCGTCGCGTGATGCTGTCCCACCGCTCCGGCGTGGTGACGAGAATGTCAGCCTGTGATACATCAACCATGCTCTCCACTCCGTCGCGTCCTCGCACATCACCGGTCGCGGACGCTGTGGCGCACGAGCGCTCCTGCTGGTCTacttgttgctgctgctgatcgCCCGTTTCGATCACAACCGTCAAGGTCGGAAATTGGGCACGCCAGTGCTCGTACTTCTCGTTCGCGAGCGCCTTGATGGGACAGATGTACACCGCCTTTCGCTTTCCCTGCTGCAGTGGACCAGAAGAGCCGCGGGCCTCGCCATCCTCTGTCGCAATGGCGCCGGCGTCATCGCGGGGGGCGAGAACGTTGCGAAAGAGACGTAGCATCGCCACCTCCAGCAGGACCGTCTTCCCACTACCAGTTGGTGCGGCGACAAGACAGTTGCGGTCATTCGTAAACAGGGCCGGGATGACGGCCTCTTGCACCTTCGTGAAGCAGCGATGCGGCAAGAAGTGAAGAAGCTCACCAAGGCACGTTGCAGCGGGAGTGGACATGaccagcggcgacgcacaCACTCTGGCACAAACACGTACCCCTACACGTGGCACCGGTGAAAGGGCAAGGTAAGGCACACGCTGAAAGAGCGTCCGTGTGCGTTGAAGCTATGAACCGCAACGTCTACATAATCGAcaggggatgggggaggcGTTACGAAGGTGGGGAACGAAAAGAAGGTGAGAGGAGCGTAGAGGTACACTGGCCTCGTGCGACGCTAATGTACGTGATGGACATCACTCCCACTGAGAGAAAcggcagcagaagaggaATAGAATAGGCACATGAGACTGAAGAGGGGCGGCTGGGGGAGGAAGATAGGGTGCTATCAAACGGCAACGTTGCCAGAAAGCCTTTGGTGCACGGCGGAAATGTCAAGGAAGAGAGCGACTttgctttttgtttttgcgcTACCCTCGCCTGTCCCCTCTACCATCGCACATCCCGCAACGCAAGACACGATGCCCGTTTTTCTTTCAGTGCTTCCTCTGTAgattccccccccccccaacaccCACCACCgacgtcctcgccgtcggtgtGTCGCACGCGCGTTGGTTACTGCAAGCTTCGATTCTCGTTGTGCACAAAATACAGAAAAACGCACCTCACAAACGAGGCGACGTAATCGCACGTGGGGAATGCAAGGGTGGTGACCGAGCCGTAAGTTCTGCTGGCATTCTCTccggccgcagcagcagcagggagaCGGCGTCGCAAAAATGTTCGTCATAGCGCCTCTTCCGGAAAGAAGATGACGGAGCAGCCGCGAGCGTCATCGTAATTTTGAGTGGCGTTGAAGACCGTCAGCATCGACCCGGAGATCCATCCGCGCTGGTTGTTCCCTGCCGGGCTCTCGAGGAGCGGGGAGAGGCGGGTATAGCGGAGGTTCTCCAGAATCGCTatgccgcaccgcagcagggCACCGTGACTGTGCTGCCCCGGCGGCATCGCCTGCGGCAAATCGACGGAAGGGCTGTCGATGCCCAGTAGTACCAAGCGAGGGAAGACGCGATGCAGATAATCCACCGCTTCCGGGTACAGAAACGCGTACGCGTTCGATGAGGGCTCAGCCAGCGTCGCAGCAGTACCGCCTTTGACACCTACCGTGGCCACCTGTGTTGGTGACGCAACGTCCAGCGGAAAGAAAACGCGAGGGGGTCCCGTCAAGGCCTCTGTGGCGCTTGCGCTGGTGGGGCTAGTAGCTGTTGAGTGGCGGGTCACAAGCAGCAGGCGCCACACTGGGCGGGAACCGTCCCGAAAGGCCGCGGGCAGTTTCACTCGAGCTTTTTCCAGCACTTCCACCGTGATCGCCAGAGAGGCGTCAGGATCCAGCGATTGGTGatgctcgcgcagctccgtggCGATATCCAGCACAacggcatcgccgctgtAGTGCGCGTCGTCGTAGTTGCGGTGAGACAGACTGCGGCAGAAATGATGCGGCCCATCAGCGTGTGTGCCGGCCTGTGAGCTCGTCATGGTCAGGATACGATTTGCGACGAAACACGGAGCATCCGGAGATGTAGACAAGTTTTCGTACTGCGAGACACGCTGCACCGTCGGGTAGCGCTGACGCAGAAATCGAGCAAACACAACTGATGCCACGGCAGTGACCATGATACGCAACAGTCGGTGCGTCCACCGTCGCAAGAACCCCTGTTGCGCGACAGGGGTGAAGCTGCTTTTCGTAGCGAGGAGCAGCGTCACAAGTGCACCGAaggcggcactggcggctgctgtggtAGTGATGGATGGTATATGGACCAGCTGGGTGAGGATGTCGctggtgcgcagcacctgAAAAGGCGAAAGTGGGGGCACCACGATCCGCATCTCATCAAGACACATGGTCAGATCAATACCGCCAGCGAGGCTGACAGGTGCGGATTGCTTTGCCTCCCGCTTCCACTCTCGCACCTTGCGATTTGCCTCATCCAACTCTGTAAACTCCGCCGTCAtgtgagcggcagcggggtgGTCATGGAGCTGGCGTTTGTGTGGCACCGACGTTACGCCGAGAAGGTGTacggaggagggagaggcgacACAATGCGGGTGCTATTCAGCTTGCATGCCATCGACTGGGCAGTTGACGCAGACGTCAGTGACGGCTaagtacgtgtgtgcgggtgggcAACGCCTCCTTCACACCCAGACGCACACCATGGAAACCAAGGCTCCAAAGCAAAAGGCGGGAGCCGCAACGTTGAGGACAGCTGCGGAAGAAATGAGGTCCGTATGGGGGAGGCGTACGCAGGTACGGCCATATGAGCAGCACACCTCTGACACACCCTCGACACAacgacacagacacacacacacacacacacacacacacacacacacacatacacatacacacacacacatacacacacctctcCTTGCTGCCCCTCCGGATCGTGAAACGACGTGTGCACCTCTATGCAGCAAGGTTGCGTGTCTCCGATAGTCGAGACTTCAAAACGCGCAAAAGCCCTTGCGAGTCTGCAACGAGgggagagaacgagagagcgcgcgcaccggAAGGGCTTGGCACTGGCAGATTCCTGCGAAATCGATATTCTCGAACAAAGCAAgacgtgcagcgcgcgcacacaacgaCAAACATGCATAGGTTAGCGCGATTTACGTCAGACATACAGACACCGATATCCAGCATACTCACAATATGCGCGTGCAAACCGTCATGGTGTCCATTCAATATTGCGGTGATGGCGCAGAACAGAGAGCGCATTCGCGACCTTCCCTCGATGGGCAGCGGTCTCGATAAAATCGAGGATGGCCTGCTCCGAGCAGGACGCACCGACGTCGTGCATTGTCGTCACAACGCGCTCCGCTGCATCGAAGCTGCAGTGGCGACTCACTCCGAGGACGAGGTCGTAGGTGGAGGACCCAAGGGCGAGACCCTTTGCATGCGCCCGCTCCACCCAGAACAGTGCGCTGGCCCACTGccctgcgtgcacgcacgagTCTATACACAGCTTTGCCTCCTTCGCTGTCATGGCCGCCCGCTGATTGCTAAAATAGATGGCCATTGACttggccgccgtcgcccacTGTCCCTGGAGGGCGACGTGCGCTGCAATACTCGGTACAACGTTGAAGCACTTGCGCCGCAGCATCACAGAGAGAAACTGCGTGGCGAGCCCCCACGACGCGTGCTGCTCGGTGATGGTGCGCGCCAACACGGTGGCATCCAGCTCGGATCGGAGAGGCATGCGAAGCAGAAGGTgcgtcagcaccgccacccgccCACTCGCCAAGCGCTTAAGTGTGGCAGACAAAGACGCCGCATTCTTTGGAGAACCTGTGGTGCTCCATTCGTGTTGTGTCACGCTGGTGGAGGCCATCTTCACTGCCTCGCCTTCCCTGACATCCACGCACTCGGTGCacagcttcagcagcgtgTTCATGTTCATAGCCGACGGCCGCAGTCGGTAGAGGTGAATGGCCATGCCAGCGACGTCGAGAGGGGCACTGCCGGTGCGTTGTGCCCTCTTCTGTGCCAGCACCCATCGCTTGACTGCGTCTGTCGCCGTCGAATCGATGGCGCCGCTTGCAGCGTCTTCAAGATACCTCCAGGCGAGCTCTTGACCTTTTGTGAAACCGAGGCACTTGAGCAGCACATCTGGCGCGGACTCGGCGTCCTTTACCAGCATATCTGCCACGTAGGTGTCCGCACTCGCCGGATCGTGCGCGATGACGAGTGGTATCATGACGTGATACAAGTAGTCCAGCGGTagtggcgccggcgcggccaCAACGCCGGTCTCGCACAGAAGCGCGGAGGCGGCTaacacgcggcgcagcatgcCTTGCGAGGCCACCTGctggctgcgctgcgtctcTATGTAGGCGTGGTAAAGCCGTATGGCTTCCTGGTAGTCGAAgcgtgctgcggtggtgagaCAGCAGGCGTACACCGTCGGCGTCCACTGCGACTTGAAAGGCTGCAACACGTGGCACAGTTCCAGGCTGAGCTGCTCGTCATTCCGACAGGTATGAAAGAGCGCCACTAATATTTCGTCCGAGACAAGCATGTCTTCGCCAAAGCGGAAGTAGTAGATGAGGGCCACGTCCGCATGAGACGTGTTCAGCAGTGTGCGGATCGCGCATTCGACGTTGTGCTGGTTGAGGTAGCGCAGCCGTTGGTTTGCCTGATCGATGCCGTAGCTGACGTGGATGACCGCCTCCCACAACCCCTCCCGCTCCATCTTGCCGAAGAGTGCCTGCACCTCGGCGACTGAGTAGCTCGCAATGCGCTCCTTGACATCTTCctcggaggcggtggccagCGAGGAAACGTGAGGGCGCCGCTTGTGAAGGTTGTagtggcggtgcggcacTTGAGGCACTTGGTACACCACAGGGATTTGATGGAACTGCGTGTGGACACTTTCCTTCACaaacagcggcgccgaggcggacgcgTCGCTTCTGTCGGCAGTGTCTGGTGCACTGATCAGGGCTGACAGCTCAGGGCGATGCCGCGTTTCCACTTGCTTGGCAGACTTCTGAAAGTAGAGAAGATTGGCCTCCTCTGCCTGCAGGTCGAAGCCCTTGAGCAGCAGTGTTGGCGTGCTCCCTtgcgcggcgccggccgctgcggcacggcgcgcagcttcaTGAGGGTCATCTGTGAGGATGCTGACTGTCGTGTAGACGCTGGACTCCACGACATCGGCCCGCTTcgcccacagcagcgccgtcgtcgaggCCAGCAAAAAGAGGATATCATCTACGCCAAAGAAGGGCATCGAGCCTTTGGATTACTTGGATGCTCCCTCCTCCCGGAGGTGCCTCATCTtggctgcgtggcggtgcagcggcggacgCAAACCCGTCGTCGCTCCCCGCCACCCCGCTTTCTTATCAGTGCACCACGCCACAGGTAGTAGGCGTCCGAGGCCAGAGGATGTTGCAGGGCCTGCCAGGTGCACAAAAGGCTACTCCGACACAACAAGACGACGTTGGAGGACTCTTCTGCATTCTCCGAAAgccgctctgctgcgccgccaaACGGGACTAGGCGTGCGGTGCGGTGgaaagcacgcacgcacacacacacacacacaaaacagcaACAGAGGAGTGACGCCGgcctccaccacccctccTTTCACCACAGCACGGAAAAGCAAACGCTTATGTGGCACAGCTACACGTCACTTGCAAGAGGCGTGGTTCGCTTACAAGGAAAACACGGACAACGACAACAGCGAAACACGCAGGGCGGAAaaaaggaggcggagatACACATAAAGAAGAATGCGAGTGAGGAAAAGAGGGCGTCCATAACCTCTCGCGTAGCGGACAGCCAGAGTGAAGTCCGTTCGCATAGGGCTAGCTGACTAGCGGGTTACACTCGCACACTGCCTATAATGCATGCGAGGGCCAAGAGAGGACACGAGGGGCATACGACCCCATTCTGCCTTGCCGATAGTCTCTCGAAAAGACTGCTACGGGTTGACGCGTGGGAGAAGACCTATGAGACGTCTCTGCTTGACACCGCCGACGTTGCGCAGATGCCAAAGCCAACGTGTGTGTTGTCCGTCTCTCCGCTCTGCCGCGTTTGCGGTTCTTTGGTAGTTGTTTCTCCGGAGGCCTTacaaacaaaacgaaaacgcTCCCACGTGCACTTGCACAACCGGCAACGGCTACGACACGGAGAGAAGCAAGGGCGTGCAATACCCGAACACGTTCATGCTTGATATACGTGTGGGGCGGCGGCCAAGTGCGGAAACGGGGTATGGAGAATGATCGAGAGAGCCGTGTCACACGCCTAGATAGAAAGAGACATACACATACCAACGCAAAAACGgaaacgcaaaaaaaagaaaaaaagggggagggtggtggtgaagccAGTGAACAGTGAAGAGGCCACAGCGACACAAACAAAGTGGCGTCACAAGCCTGAATCGTCCCGCGATCTAATGTGACATCCTTCACAAGAAATGCAATGAAATCCCCCtcgtgcacacacgtgcacgggGCTGACGGCACAGCTGAGACGTCGCGAGAAaggaagaaaaacaaaacaaatggaaaaacaaaagcggttcacgtgtgtgggggcgtgcgtgcgtgtgtgtgtgtgtgtgtgtacgcgcagAAGAGGCGAcacaagagcgagagacacgGACTGCTTGACGAGGCGACAGTGAAGCGCACACTTCAGGCGAAGAAGCAATGACAACCGCTACAACGGGAAAAAACGCGACAAAGCCAACAGCGGTGAAGATACCAGCACCAAGGCACGCCCAAGACGGAAACCACAAGAAGGGCTATAGAACGAAACACTCTAACCTTTCAGGAACAACGACAGTCACAAGAACGGTCCATGTACATGggtacatacacacacagatcTCTATAAAGGCAGCCAATCGCACACACTACGCGAGCTACTGGAAACAAGCACCCAACCATCCAAGGGAACAGCCCCAGTGGAGAATGAGGCGGGTTGCGACAGGTGAAGTTGAAGTTCCTGACAGGCATCTTCTCTCCACGTTGGGGCATGCCGCTCAGCAGGAGAGGCGAACAGATACGAACGCAAGGAGTGCCCGCACAAACACGTAGACACACGAACATGAACTTACACGCACGCTTTCAAACGTGCCGCGACCGCTGACTCAGTGCACAACGTGAGGGATCTCGATCATCCGAACAGATCCGATACCCCCACCAAACGTGGCCTGCGGGTAGGACGGACGGGCCGCGTTCCACTGCGGCACCTCACCACCGTCTACCTGCTTTCCACGCACGTCGTGCACCGTCAGCTTCGCGTGtccgctgctggagctcaCTGCAACGCGCAGGTACAACACCTGGCCCGTCATGGACGCCGGTACAATCCACAAGTGAGAGAGGTCATTTGTGCTGCCTTGCTCCCACGCCTCAATCGTGTTGCCAACACCGACGCCGAGGCCGACCCAGTCACCCGGATCATCGATGCGGATGGCCCACTGCACGTAGCGCGGTGACCACCGTTTCACATTCGACGCGCTCAAGGTGCTTAGTAGGTGGTGAAGGGCAAAATCGAAGAGGGAAGTGCCGGTGCTGTTCGGCACAGACACCGCATCCGCGGCAAACTGCACCGATGAAGCTGACCCCGCGAGAGATCGCTTCTGAGAAGAGCCAGACATGCTTCTCACGTACTCGCGCGTCGCCACAGGCCCAGAAAGAGCAGGTCGGGCAGGAGAGCTAGAACAGGCGGAACGACCATTGTtaagcagcggcgacgcatCCGCGTTTCGGCTTGCAGGGCGCGGCGACTTGGCAGgggaagcggcagcagcagcggcacgggTGCCGCTTAAACGCCAGCGATCTCTGTGTACGATGTTCACGGCCTCCTCCACAGACCGACCATCGTTGGAAAGCTTCCAGTTCGGCCGTTTGTACGGCGCGTTGGAGAGAGACAGGTCCTCCGTACAATATTCCCCGCCTCTAGCTCCCGAGGGGGACAGCTGCGGACTGAGCTCCAGCACTTGCGACATGACGCCCTCTAAGTTCGGCATTAGACCGGCGCTCATCgggggcagccgcagcgaagCACGCGTGAAGCGCGAAGGCAGGTCCGTGGAGGCGCTCAAGCCCTCGGCGATGGTTGCGATTTGCATGGAGAAAAGCGGCTTCGACGGATCGGTGCGGAGGTGGtccgtggcggcgcgcagcagctgcaccttcTCATCTGTGATGAGGATTTCGCGGGCGACGTCCGTCTGCGCGTAGGCAAACTCCGCCTCACACGCCTCAATGTActccttcttcttcgcctcgAGGGCGTTGATGAGAAGATTGAACTGGTTGCGGATGGCGTCTTTTTTGCTTTCGCACAGCTCGCGCacccgctggtgctgctccaccCACCGCTTCGCCGAttgctgcgcctcgtccagCTGAACAGACACCTTTTCTTCGACCGTGCGGCGCGAGTCGAGGTTGCCGAGCACGTCGGGGATGACAACAAAGTTCGACATGGGAATGCAGTTGCGCGACGCGCACAGGGCGCAGACGAGCTCCTTCGAGCACGGGTCGAAAAGCTGCAACTCGCGCCTGTGCACAGGGCACTGCGGCTCAGACTGCGGTGAGGTGTACGGCACCCACTGCACGTTCAGCGAAGCGATGGGCACCACGTACTGTTCAGGGGCTCTAAAGAGAATGGCTGAGTTGCTCAGCATGAAGCAGCTGTTAAAGTTCCGGTTACTCTCGAGCAAGCGCCGTGCCTCGAGCTCCGTGCCGGCGAACAGCATGTTGCCAGGAGTGGCTTCGTAGAGAATGATTGGCGTGTTCACGACACCCTCGGCCACTTCGTCAGCGCGCGCGAGGCTGCCGAGCTTTTCGCCATCGCTgttgcgcagccgcagctgagGGTAGAAGTACGGGTTCGGCATCACACCTTTTGTCGCGACGTAGatcgaggtgctgctgcgcaggccCGTAGCGGCAGAACGGTCCGCCTTGAATGCTCGGATACGACTGATCTTCTGCACCTTACCGTAATACTGCTGAGGGCAGAGAATCGACAAGAAGTCCTCTGCGATTCGGTCGCGTGAAGCAGAAGTGAGCGCCTCTGGCGTAAAGGCGAGTTCTCTCAGCTGTTCGCCACCTAGCTCCCCTGGGGTGTCTACGACGTCGTCTTTaccgctcgctgccgcccgctgcggtggtgtgcggcGTTGCTTGTCGTCCACCGCCGCAGGCGAGGCGCTCACT from the Leishmania major strain Friedlin complete genome, chromosome 32 genome contains:
- a CDS encoding putative DEAD/DEAH box helicase-like protein; its protein translation is MSTPAATCLGELLHFLPHRCFTKVQEAVIPALFTNDRNCLVAAPTGSGKTVLLEVAMLRLFRNVLAPRDDAGAIATEDGEARGSSGPLQQGKRKAVYICPIKALANEKYEHWRAQFPTLTVVIETGDQQQQQVDQQERSCATASATGDVRGRDGVESMVDVSQADILVTTPERWDSITRRWKEKEVMAIVNSVGLLLLDEVHTVQEERGAAMEAIVSRVKVIQASSRAMHQHSATETAPTRIIAISGTLPNSRDLAEWLEVSPEMTFAFAPSDRPVPLTIRVIGYAHDSPNPFAFHRFLSFKIFGFMQQYSQGRPTLVFCASRKDTTISAQRIVEDIRDAAARRGQLAQLEPSAEAQQLMQQASDKQLRSCLMIGVGFHHAAMTKEDRQLVERMFREQYIAVVCATTTLALGVNLPAHLVLIKGTTFFSSGRSHDMPVSEVMQMCGRAGRPGFDTHGMALVLTMQRSVHLYETLTSGAVTLTCVESHLHCHMIEHVNAEVALRTIHSFPSAMEWLKTTFFWIRLRKCPPHYGLQFANRAEELEFNAEAFVEALMERALRVLMEEGCVRLSHLDTLALSAARGPAAPVATGDMEDIKHPSAVFETTRLGRAMSRMYILFDTVCTLNARLKDRGAASANSDAPDDGSGADACASAMDVGVKATTRTGCMSVVEVPECSYARIDTSLAGTQPHRTAADATACSSRRRMMPFNLREVLQLLCHCQELVEVRLRQGDRGPLNELNKTVKYPLHSGRRGGREVREDWQKAYVLIQVHIGLLPLTEVSLRNDSLRLWTVVPRMSRFLEEYAWAATTSYSLATHANLLARCIDRRVWPDGLVLRQLKHVSDSVAKALLRGGYSTFESLGGVDARQLEVLCSRLPPFGSQILSEVRRLPRISLDISFTASPAESDGRDNQHCVPSGVVQLTLSQGTEAVSDEGVPSAAWRQRSETASSKAAGGQPQLLSDMVALDSTRVLLLVGMPSEDRVLLKRFVPLSAFGSPSAPRSTAGTASRSTADGLCARTLCFPFVSPPLSRDTSGGGGGRGRRIEARCLVLRVVGMDTVTARDEEFSTARGDAASDSIHRSAQKSVADACVRFPTPKDVALLPQMKAPQTALSVQVASEARAAFSELLEDIQYVASAGDPTQSHRTAPRQPSISRKRTRIDQGACRAAEDGQGTQKNETRPKNDNTAAMSPLSATANVISLLPVPGAPDLRDADGSGSAGAATSEVSQERAAAGGSSLDSAGSSPEHRADKEARLEEPLRDQNTLQHLSEFPSKLVHESPSLRQARLCPSPETGAADALAASTPSAAHKRMARVRLRPCTSPPASRPPDVADASPRACLPALQRERPFSTPQAASSRPVHPHDYGDTPPDATASVDQRRTYPLRRMTPWGGQWHPSMVAPTLPPSSRFVVRVPPPHASSLHLGRDRMHGSARQRSDFVEPQEAFYYPLDPQQAPPDMRYVVSGVQGEWWRPSYMQDPGWMHGTVVSPHPYPYRTPSMVTRSANYGPMLARPSSVGYLPTHWEHVAAVPPSRFAGQRPPSFFASRPPLEFAEEHQQIWQTGSRLSSYPPSPVPSVSLPHQASSPTPYTVLQTQPWPRPPPPPVYDPRDWRPSASMQREPVPPPLWGPVTREHQKQRFAVTEGDPSARTAPSDMSVSRADASVATPASMPTSDGGNFPSRVRRRSPMVTQSWWQ